A stretch of DNA from Bacillus alveayuensis:
GGTGCACCCTCTTTCAAATAATATATTATATTTTTCAATCCACGCTTTTAAAAGCGACAATTCATTATACCATAACCTCGATTCGAATTTTATATTTCATATAATATATAATTTTAATATTGAATATTTTCTGAAAAAAATTTATTATTGAATTATTAAAAACAAAAAGGAGGTGTCTGTATTGAGAAACGCTATTGAATTTGAAGTTTATGGTGATTACGCCTTATTCACGGATCCTTTGACTAAACTAGGAGGCGAAAAGCTGTCCTATCAAGTGCCTACCTATCAGGCGTTGAAAGGAATTGTCGAGTCGATTTATTGGAAGCCCACCATACTTTTTATCATTGATGAGGTTCGAGTGATGAATGCGATTCGAATGGAATCCAAAGGCATTCGGCCAATTGAATATGGTGGGGGAAATACACTGGCTCATTATACGTATTTAAAAGACGTGAGATATCAAGTGCGTGCACATTTTGTTTTTAATCCGCACCGTCCTGATCTTGCTTTTGATCGCAACGAACATAAGCATCACAACATACTAAAACGTTCACTGAAAGCTGGAGGACGAAGAGATATCTTTTTAGGCACTAGAGAATGTCAAG
This window harbors:
- a CDS encoding CRISPR-associated protein Cas5d (product_source=KO:K19119; ko=KO:K19119; pfam=PF09704; tigrfam=TIGR01876), giving the protein MRNAIEFEVYGDYALFTDPLTKLGGEKLSYQVPTYQALKGIVESIYWKPTILFIIDEVRVMNAIRMESKGIRPIEYGGGNTLAHYTYLKDVRYQVRAHFVFNPHRPDLAFDRNEHKHHNILKRSLKAGGRRDIFLGTRECQGYVEPCVFGEGKGFYDDYGDIHLGTMVHGINYPDETGRNEMEVRLWNPVMKNGIIQFIRPDQCTQIRKIKEMNPKFFDQTNVESADEMLKQLEGEVN